A region from the Aphis gossypii isolate Hap1 chromosome 1, ASM2018417v2, whole genome shotgun sequence genome encodes:
- the LOC114132830 gene encoding ABC transporter G family member 23-like, with the protein MESPGMALSDKYGGDNPPAIMVRGAYKRYNPYSVVLRGLNMTVPEGTIYGLLGPSGCGKTTLLSCMVGRCQLDAGDIQVKARTKSNIGYMPQELALYQEFSIKETMTYYGRLFGMSHKQIETRTYELLKFLELPNENNIVSRLSGGQERRVSFAVALLHDPQLLILDEPTVGVDPVLSASIWQHLLDMTANGNKTVVITTHYIEEARQAHTIGLMRDGTLLAEESPSQLLLKHNCSTLEQAFLELSKRQTRRSVMDKEDENCNIETYPVPNKKPLAPLKPDNICSKSRIVAQLLKNFYWMKRNIPIMCFLMILPVVQCYLFCTCIGRDPQGLKLGVVNEELKNGMSSCSSYPSSGCNFSVPLSCRYLQNLKDKSYKLIEYDSLDEAKFAVKKNKVWGVLYFEEGYSESLGERIKMPENATDRTLSISDVNIWQDMSNQYVSNLLRRDMLSRYVMFLESVFRDCGWPVALADIPIKLEDAIYGDNNPSFGHFTAPAIISLFEFYLPMVFTVGAILMEKMGGLLERSLVAGVTVTEVILSHIVVQYIVLSVQTALMMLVLFVFFDNPMVGSLVWSLSLLFLTGTSGMCYGFMVSVFCNTDTSATFMGLGSFFPLAMLSGMIWPLEGMHWILRSIGWILPITLSTESFRALSARDWSITHPTVYKGFLSASGWIGVFMLVTIIVVKKNNGLRNVSK; encoded by the exons atggaaTCACCGGGAATGGCTCTTAGTGATAAGTATGGGGGTGATAATCCACCAGCCATTATGGTCAGAGGTGCATACAAGAGATACAACCCTTACAGTGTCGTTCTCAGAGGCCTCAACATGACTGTACCCGAAGGAACTAT ATATGGCCTTCTCGGTCCTAGTGGTTGTGGTAAAACTACCTTACTCAGCTGCATGGTCGGACGGTGTCAGCTTGATGCTGGGGATATACAGGTCAAAGCTAGGACGAAGTCTAACATCGGATACATGCCTCAA gaACTCGCTCTGTACCAAGAATTTAGTATTAAAGAAACAATGACCTATTATGGCCGTTTATTTGGTATGAGTCATAAACAAATAGAAACCAGAACGTATGaactgttaaaatttttagaacttccaaatgaaaataatattgttagtcGACTGAG tggtGGTCAAGAAAGAAGAGTGTCTTTTGCTGTTGCATTGCTCCACGACCCTCAACTTCTGATTTTAGACGAACCTACCGTAGGGGTAGATCCCGTGTTAAGTGCTAG CATTTGGCAACATCTTCTAGACATGACTGCCAATGGAAATAAAACAGTTGTAATTACCACACATTATATTGAAGAAGCCCGGCAAGCACATACG attGGATTAATGCGAGATGGTACACTATTGGCTGAAGAATCTCCAAGCCAACttcttttaaaacataattgctCAACTTTAGAACAAGCTTTCCTGGAACTTAGCAAACGCCAAACTAGAAGAAGTGTTATGGATAAAGAAGATGAAAATTGT aatattgAAACATATCCCGTGCCAAATAAAAAACCACTGGCACCACTGAAACCAGAcaatatttgttcaaaatcAAGAATTGTAGCACAGTTATTGAAAAACTTTTACTGGATGAAAAGAAATATACC gaTTATGTGTTTCCTAATGATCTTGCCTGTTGTACAATGCTACTTATTTTGCACTTGTATTGGTCGTGATCCTCAAGGGTTAAAATTAGGAGTGGTCAACGAAGAGCTTAAAAATGGTATGTCAAGTTGCAGTAGTTATCCATCGAGTGGATGTAATTTCAGTGTACCGCTAAGTTGTCGGTACTTACAAAACTTAAAGGACAAGAGTTACAAATtg atAGAGTATGATTCTCTGGACGAAGCGAAGTTCGCTGTCAAGAAGAATAAGGTTTGGGGAGTGTTATATTTCGAAGAAGGTTATTCAGAATCTCTCGGCGAACGTATCAAAATGCCTGAAAATGCAACAGATAGGACTTTAAGCATTAGTGATGTCAATATATGGCAAGACATGTCCA ATCAATACGTGAGTAACCTATTACGAAGAGATATGCTTTCGAGGTATGTGATGTTTCTAGAAAGTGTATTTAGGGACTGTGGTTGGCCCGTTGCGTTAGCCGATATACCGATCAAG TTGGAAGACGCGATTTACGGAGACAACAACCCGAGTTTTGGACATTTCACAGCTCCAGCTATAATATCAct ATTTGAGTTTTATCTCCCGATGGTGTTCACGGTGGGAGCGATACTTATGGAAAAAATGGGAGGATTGTTGGAGAGGAGTCTCGTTGccg GCGTCACGGTGACGGAAGTAATATTGTCTCACATCGTGGTTCAGTACATCGTTTTAAGCGTTCAAACGGCGTTGATGATGTTGGTGTTATTTGTATTCTTCGATAATCCCATGGTGGGCAGTCTGGTTTGGTCTCTGTCCTTACTGTTCTTGACAGGGACTAGTGGAATGTGTTATG gatTTATGGTCTCGGTGTTCTGCAACACGGACACATCTGCCACGTTCATGGGCTTGGGCAGTTTCTTCCCTCTAGCTATGCTCAGTGGGATGATTTGGCCATTGGAAGGTATGCATTGGATACTGAGATCGATCGGATGGATTTTGCCGATCACGTTGTCGACGGAATCGTTTAGGGCTCTGTCCGCCAGGGATTGGTCGATAACGCACCCAACGGTCTACAAAGGATTTTTGTCCGCATCTGGATGGATCGGTGTGTTTATGTTGGTTACCATAATTGTGGTGAAGAAAAACAACGGTTTGCGAAATGtttccaaataa